The window GTTGTGACCAGCTTTCCGGCGACTTTTCAGTCCAATCTGGGCATGGCCTGCCTTCAAATCACCGTCTAACAAATTCCATTGAACTCAGGTAGATTCTATAACAGCTGtatgtgatttttttatttcggatttgtattgatttgaacaaaagataaatttgttgtaccagtaaaaaaggaaggcctcgtgctctCCCCTTCGAAGGCCTTCCTCACCTCGGCCGGCGAAATGAAGGATGAGGGTGttatagttgaagaagttcttgtgaagcttctgaacttcttccttTGAGGGCTCCCGATCACCCCGGCTTAGCGTTTCGACGACCCTTTCGTCGAATAGCGTCTTCAGGTTGAGAGGTGAAGGGTATCCGGAGAGAGTGGCATCAATAGGAAGACCGGTTGGCAAGGTCCCAAGAAGGGCTGAGATGTCAAGGATCGTGGGGCCGAGAGGGCCAAAGggcaggaccatggtgttggtggccgaacaccatagaCTCAGGGCCGCCATGAGCAGCTCTTTATCCATGGCAATCTCCATGGTCGACAGAATGATGGCGTCGTAGATGCCAAGAGCTTTCCACTCCTTGCCAAAGAAGGTGCTCATTCGGTCAACCCAGGCGGCCCAGGccgtggtggtcgagggccaggCTCCCTGAGGCCGCGCCAAAATCCACTTTGACCAATCAAACCCCTGCAGCAGGGGTGTTAAACACTGCTCCTTGAGCAGGTTGGTGACAGACGACGGCACTGCGTCTCTGAAGAGGGGACCCAGAATCTGGTGGGTGGTAGCCATGTCATTTTCGAATCGCAGCGTCTTGACGGCGCTCCGATCGATGAAATCTTTACATTTGTTAATTTCATCAGAGAGTTTCGAGATAAAGAAGGCCATTGGTAAAGATGACAGGAGATAATTTGGGAGGAGAGGatattgcagaaggaagaactggaGAAAATATCGCAGATGGAATGACTAGAAGGTTTGGTTTGAATGAGCAAGGATGATAAATTTAAGATTTAGGGATTTCTGAAAGCGTAAGATGCGAATGACAGAAGTGggagtatttataggctttcCAGAATGAAGATCAAACGTCTGGAATCCGAAAAGCACTGGAATTCAAAATGCAAGGGttcaaattggggggaaatttaactGGGAAAGTTTGCAATCATTTcagatattttgggaacctgcgaaaatgggatcgaggagtcgaaaatccaggacgcacgattgTGTGCGGCGTcagttttaatgcattaatgaggataAGGCGTTTCAGTTAATGCACGGTTTCGAGGCTCATGATTGAAAGTTTTTAAGAGCGGCgaagaatcgacacgtggccacgcgttgggggcaacgaggaaagtgcaatcatgtctcataaatgTGCAGGAATATTGGTCATTAAAGAAGTAAAGtccaaaaaagcaataaacgttttcgcttcttcaaggccgaggcccgaccaagagttaacagtcggcgacctcagaagcgacggggcaatgtttgggcccgaaatattattgttgggccgagcagcaggatgtgctgggcccaaggtgatgacaaatactatgggccgaataatgaAACctgggccagctggcagggtcggccagATCCTATCCTAAGTAGTCCAGATGAATAGGAAAGGTCGAGGAAATCCTGGtacgaccaggattctcgaccagcaaggaataaAGCCCCAAAAGggaggaaaattcagaatcccagtaggagttgGATTGTCCGAGTTAGAGgtgaaatgggacaaggactcccaatccgaATCAGAACGCGAATTGATCTCAAGGAatggggtgctataaatacaagaaatcacgTAATAGAAAAGCCAttcaactcagcatacaattgcccagcgcaaaacctctcaaacactttgagatttttccttttcttttcctgccgacacaccttcagtttggataaacagcactgtggaagcacccggcgagcatcttcagtttggataaacagcactactgccgcagaatcagccgaccgagaaacaccttcagtttggataaacagcactgcgtcgaggccgaccgattatctatctaagtctcggccgagaagggttttcgaacctttgttggtagaggtcatctcactAGCCTTTCCGGCCTAGTtgggtgttacgaattgcattgctcggcgcattggacgccgagtgattttatgattggatactcgcaagtaagtttcagggttcggcattccaacggtcgaactacgtttaccatcaagacatatatcacatttgagtacctgtgcccatatagtttggtctcgattcggcgcgcttatactcttacgaatataatcacagtgaccgaatcaggctccgacgattcgtgaactccgtagaattagtagccttgtcttcaggctatagaacccagagaccgagagcgttccttcctcggtcgcagtcgcaagatataGAAGTCAACAGCGCGCCCAACGCGACATCatcaaattttactcctcggccaagctcggccgacgagttggcacgtcccgcattcaaccgaaggacgtagttagcttattagttactcggcctgcgcgccacgtaggttttgtaatttttagagtcaacagaaTTACAACTACATTGTTTGTTACAATTACTCCATTACCAGATCAACACTGAACCATCTCTTATTCATGTATGTTTGTTCCTTGATGTAAATACAATGAGTATACATACATTTCTGTAAAACTTTCTACAAATTTTATCCATACACTTTTAAACCTGCAGCAACGCGCAGACACAATGACTAGTACTAACTATTCTCTCTAATAAATGCAGACAACTGTAGTATAACCTCTCAAACGCCAAGAACCTAATTCTGCAGAAAGAGAAACCGACTAATAATCCCTAATGCACCCGGAAATCCTTGAGAAGTATCCTCTTTCACGTTCATCACGTCATATTGCGGATACCTTAGGGTTTGGAAAGTCGGATCAAAGAAGTCCTCAATCCCATGAACAATCAGTCGTCCGTCATTGTACACACCCCACTCCGTGACTTTGACTAGGTTGAGATAAGCGTATCCGCCAGTGCCGGTGGGCAGGGAAGTAAGAACGAGAGGATGACCGGGCAGAAGAGT of the Pyrus communis chromosome 1, drPyrComm1.1, whole genome shotgun sequence genome contains:
- the LOC137708015 gene encoding putative fasciclin-like arabinogalactan protein 20; translated protein: MGKVSSVLSDKGYHAMALTLGTILEAVILPTLNLNHSTSLTLFCPKDQAFFNSKYGQPPLTLFKYHVVPFKMDKDSVEASFDHGSKIDTLLPGHPLVLTSLPTGTGGYAYLNLVKVTEWGVYNDGRLIVHGIEDFFDPTFQTLRYPQYDVMNVKEDTSQGFPGALGIISRFLFLQN